In Methanococcoides sp. LMO-2, a single window of DNA contains:
- a CDS encoding multidrug efflux SMR transporter — protein sequence MSYLFLIGAILFEVMGTTCMKISEGFTKTLPSVLIFVFYGISFILFTLALKRLEVSLAYAIWSGIGTLSITLIGLIYFDESLTALKVGSIALIIIGVVGLNLSSGIH from the coding sequence GTGAGCTATTTATTTCTGATCGGGGCCATCCTATTCGAGGTTATGGGCACCACATGCATGAAAATATCTGAAGGATTTACCAAAACACTTCCTTCCGTACTGATCTTTGTGTTCTATGGGATAAGCTTCATTCTCTTCACCCTTGCCCTCAAGAGGCTCGAGGTAAGTCTTGCTTATGCCATCTGGTCAGGTATCGGTACATTAAGCATTACACTTATAGGCCTCATTTATTTTGATGAATCGCTGACAGCCCTGAAAGTAGGATCTATTGCACTGATAATCATAGGCGTTGTAGGACTGAACCTGAGCAGTGGAATACATTGA
- a CDS encoding flavodoxin family protein: MSNIKILGVEGSPRKNGNTDILLDEFLKGAESAGAKTKKVHLRDYSIEFCIGCEACRKAGTCTRFHDGMNLLYSDIEASDGLILGSPTYNYNITASMKAFIDRLYPFYDFAEERPGPYSSKLADQSRKALVFTVCEQIKAEEMGFTLEALGMPLEALGYEVFDKFLATGCFSKGEVSKDEDILKKAFDAGKQMAMNLG; the protein is encoded by the coding sequence ATGAGTAATATCAAAATTCTTGGAGTTGAAGGAAGCCCCCGTAAGAACGGGAACACTGACATTCTGCTTGATGAATTCCTGAAAGGGGCAGAATCCGCAGGAGCTAAAACAAAGAAGGTCCATCTGAGGGATTACTCTATAGAGTTCTGTATTGGATGTGAGGCCTGCAGGAAAGCTGGTACATGTACTCGTTTCCACGATGGTATGAACCTCCTCTACTCAGATATCGAAGCTTCAGATGGCCTTATACTTGGCTCTCCTACATACAATTACAACATAACTGCCTCTATGAAGGCTTTTATTGATCGCCTTTACCCCTTCTATGATTTTGCTGAGGAACGCCCCGGTCCCTACTCGAGCAAACTTGCAGACCAGAGCCGAAAAGCTCTCGTATTTACTGTTTGTGAACAGATCAAAGCCGAAGAAATGGGATTTACACTTGAAGCCCTTGGAATGCCTCTTGAGGCCCTTGGTTATGAGGTATTTGACAAATTCCTGGCTACCGGCTGTTTTAGTAAGGGTGAAGTTTCAAAAGATGAAGATATTCTGAAGAAAGCCTTTGATGCAGGTAAACAGATGGCGATGAATCTTGGATAA
- a CDS encoding ABC transporter permease: MLKFSQALHLAVGSISSYKLRSALTTLGIIIGVAAVVANVSLGASFNQFFVDELGSQGSNFIVIYSEDINLFFDNQLDVIRNTPKVEGVSPIRQQLAGVTYISTVRQVDIQGTSADYEKIGNVQLEVGNYFSDQDKYSAVIGSDVAYEKFDQRLSYRNSIDIEFIRRDGTPVSRSFRIIGIIDSPDTEFIQSGAESDVRIFIPIDTMNEMLGIEDYGGFSITVEDAESVRPVSEEIDKKLARSLGVSERELDNEDVKPYSIFNQADILDQLDELSDALTSLFTSVALISLLVGSIGIMNIMLVTVTERTKEIGLLKSLGYTRSNILYLFIIESIILGLIGGVLGTVLGFAGSYAAVSFLGLPYIFPTYLLVLGVGIAVVVGLIAGIYPANKASKLDPVESLRKR; the protein is encoded by the coding sequence ATGCTGAAGTTTTCACAGGCGCTACATCTGGCAGTAGGCAGTATCAGTAGTTACAAACTGCGTTCCGCACTTACAACACTTGGTATCATCATAGGCGTGGCTGCGGTTGTTGCAAACGTATCTCTTGGTGCCAGCTTCAATCAGTTCTTTGTTGATGAGCTTGGTTCCCAGGGATCAAATTTTATTGTTATTTATAGTGAGGACATCAACCTGTTCTTCGATAATCAGCTTGATGTCATACGAAACACTCCGAAGGTCGAGGGGGTGTCGCCTATCCGGCAGCAATTGGCAGGTGTTACGTATATCAGCACTGTCCGGCAGGTGGATATACAGGGTACTTCGGCCGATTATGAAAAGATCGGCAATGTACAACTGGAGGTTGGGAACTACTTCTCGGACCAGGATAAGTATTCTGCGGTAATTGGCTCTGATGTTGCATATGAAAAATTCGACCAGAGGCTTTCTTATCGCAATTCAATAGACATTGAGTTCATACGAAGGGATGGTACACCTGTCTCACGAAGTTTCAGGATCATTGGTATAATTGACAGCCCTGATACTGAATTTATTCAGAGCGGTGCTGAATCCGATGTAAGGATATTCATACCTATCGATACGATGAATGAGATGCTGGGAATTGAAGACTATGGCGGATTCTCCATAACAGTCGAGGATGCGGAGTCGGTGCGTCCGGTTTCCGAAGAGATCGATAAGAAGCTTGCCAGAAGTCTGGGTGTTTCAGAAAGGGAGCTTGATAATGAGGATGTAAAACCTTACAGCATCTTCAACCAGGCTGATATCCTTGACCAGCTTGATGAGCTTTCAGATGCTCTCACTTCTTTATTCACCTCTGTTGCACTGATCTCACTTCTGGTTGGTTCCATTGGAATCATGAACATCATGCTTGTGACAGTTACTGAGAGGACAAAAGAGATCGGTCTGTTGAAATCACTTGGTTATACAAGGTCGAACATCCTCTATCTGTTCATTATTGAATCAATAATCCTGGGTCTGATCGGAGGGGTCCTGGGTACGGTCCTGGGGTTTGCGGGTTCATACGCGGCAGTAAGTTTCCTTGGCCTGCCTTATATTTTCCCTACATACCTGCTGGTCCTTGGAGTTGGCATAGCTGTTGTTGTAGGTCTGATCGCAGGTATCTATCCGGCAAATAAGGCTTCAAAGCTAGATCCGGTTGAGTCTTTAAGGAAAAGATGA
- a CDS encoding ABC transporter permease, producing the protein MVNLSQATRIALGSIRSAKVRSALTTLGIVIGVAAVIVNISLGVGFSQSFEENLGAAGSNFVVVFTQKNNVFHDNQLEVVRNTAGVEAVSPVNTQIGTITYQSSSRSAAINGVSSEYEEVGNILMEKGQFLTDQDQYVAVIGSDIAYDKFERNLSVKNSLNISINNIDGTVSTRKFTVKGIIQDPDATYVAPEVDPSFRIFIPHDVMQEMQGVSDIGGFFIKAESLEILEATTDEIDENLARSVGVPSRDIDNEDAKPYVIFSQQDILEQLNQISAALTSILTAIALIALLVGSIGITNIMLVTVTERTKEIGILKSLGYTYRDILTLFIVEAAIIGFLGGVFGVILGVVGSYFVNEYLDVPFVFPVSLVFLGFGIALFVGIASGVYPANKAARMDPAESLRYE; encoded by the coding sequence ATGGTAAATCTCTCACAGGCGACGAGGATAGCACTTGGCAGTATACGTAGTGCCAAGGTACGCTCTGCTTTGACCACTCTTGGTATTGTCATAGGCGTAGCTGCTGTTATCGTGAATATTTCGCTGGGTGTGGGATTCAGCCAGAGCTTTGAAGAGAACCTTGGAGCTGCAGGTTCCAATTTTGTTGTTGTTTTCACTCAAAAGAACAATGTCTTTCATGACAACCAGCTTGAGGTTGTGAGGAACACTGCAGGTGTCGAAGCTGTATCGCCGGTGAATACACAAATAGGCACGATCACATACCAATCTTCGAGTAGAAGTGCAGCAATAAACGGTGTTAGTTCCGAATATGAGGAAGTCGGCAACATCCTTATGGAAAAAGGTCAGTTTCTCACCGACCAGGACCAGTATGTTGCTGTTATAGGTTCGGATATAGCGTATGATAAGTTCGAACGGAACCTTTCCGTTAAGAATTCCCTTAATATTTCCATTAACAACATAGATGGTACTGTAAGTACCCGCAAATTTACGGTGAAAGGTATTATTCAGGACCCGGATGCAACGTATGTTGCACCGGAGGTCGATCCAAGTTTCAGGATCTTTATTCCTCACGATGTAATGCAGGAGATGCAGGGTGTAAGTGATATCGGTGGTTTTTTCATAAAAGCCGAGAGCCTTGAGATCCTTGAAGCAACAACTGATGAGATCGATGAGAACCTTGCAAGGTCTGTTGGTGTCCCGAGTCGTGATATTGATAATGAGGATGCTAAACCCTATGTGATCTTCAGCCAGCAGGACATTCTTGAGCAGCTTAACCAGATATCCGCTGCACTGACATCGATACTGACCGCCATAGCTTTGATAGCTCTTCTTGTCGGTTCAATTGGTATCACCAACATCATGCTTGTGACGGTCACTGAAAGGACAAAGGAGATCGGCATCCTGAAATCCCTGGGATACACATACAGGGATATCCTGACACTCTTTATTGTTGAAGCAGCGATCATCGGATTCCTGGGTGGTGTTTTTGGAGTTATCCTCGGTGTCGTTGGTTCGTACTTCGTGAACGAGTACCTTGATGTCCCGTTCGTTTTCCCGGTATCCCTTGTGTTCCTGGGTTTTGGGATCGCACTTTTTGTAGGTATAGCCTCAGGAGTTTATCCTGCTAACAAAGCAGCCAGAATGGACCCGGCGGAGTCATTGAGATATGAGTGA